A part of Aquaspirillum sp. LM1 genomic DNA contains:
- the def gene encoding peptide deformylase, producing the protein MAIRPILKMGDARLLSQARPIEDFTAPALQQLLEDLRDTMAAHNGAGLAAPQIGEPWQVVIFGSGKANLRYPDAEPVPPTVLINPTVTPMGATMDDDWEGCLSIPGLRGVVPRYAEVRYQGFDAQGQPIDRTVSGFHARVVQHECDHLWGMLYPMRMKDISQLGFTEVLFPELLE; encoded by the coding sequence ATGGCGATACGACCGATCCTGAAAATGGGCGATGCCCGGCTGCTCAGCCAGGCACGCCCGATTGAAGATTTTACCGCCCCGGCATTGCAGCAACTGCTGGAAGACCTGCGCGACACCATGGCCGCCCACAACGGTGCCGGCCTGGCTGCGCCGCAGATTGGCGAGCCCTGGCAGGTGGTGATTTTTGGCAGCGGCAAGGCCAATCTCCGCTACCCAGATGCCGAGCCGGTGCCGCCCACCGTGCTGATCAACCCTACCGTGACCCCGATGGGCGCGACCATGGACGACGACTGGGAAGGCTGCCTGTCCATCCCCGGCCTGCGCGGCGTGGTGCCGCGCTACGCCGAAGTGCGTTATCAGGGCTTTGATGCCCAGGGCCAGCCGATTGACCGCACGGTATCCGGGTTTCACGCCAGGGTGGTGCAGCATGAGTGCGACCACCTGTGGGGCATGCTCTACCCGATGCGGATGAAGGACATCAGCCAGCTGGGATTCACCGAGGTGTTGTTCCCTGAATTGCTGGAGTAA
- a CDS encoding S-methyl-5'-thioinosine phosphorylase, with product MIAIIGGSSLSQLASLQTTHRQVVRTPYGEPSCALTFGQLSGRNVVFLARHGYGHMHAPHEINYRANLWALKAQQVRHVLAIGSVGGIHPGLAPGALAIPDQLLDYTWGRKHTFFEGPDSPVVHVDFTQPYTPGLRQCLLDGALQAGLDVLDGGTYACTQGPRLETAAEIARLRRDGADMVGMTGMPEAVLARELKLDYACVAVVANDAAGCGTSTGQIDFTAAGVVMEQAMVKVERLLATTLALGLYH from the coding sequence ATGATTGCAATTATTGGCGGCAGCAGCCTGTCGCAGCTGGCCAGCTTACAAACCACACACCGCCAGGTGGTGCGCACGCCGTATGGCGAGCCCTCATGTGCGCTGACCTTTGGCCAGTTGTCCGGGCGCAATGTGGTGTTTCTGGCCCGACATGGCTATGGCCATATGCACGCCCCGCACGAAATCAACTACCGGGCCAATCTGTGGGCGCTCAAGGCGCAGCAGGTGCGCCATGTGCTGGCCATCGGTTCGGTGGGCGGCATCCACCCCGGACTGGCCCCTGGTGCGCTGGCTATCCCTGACCAATTGCTCGACTATACTTGGGGCCGCAAGCACACCTTTTTTGAAGGGCCAGACTCACCCGTGGTGCATGTGGACTTTACCCAGCCCTACACCCCTGGCCTGCGCCAGTGCCTGCTGGACGGCGCATTGCAGGCCGGGCTGGACGTGCTGGATGGCGGCACCTACGCCTGCACCCAGGGCCCCCGGCTGGAAACCGCTGCCGAAATTGCCCGACTGCGCCGCGACGGTGCCGACATGGTGGGCATGACCGGCATGCCGGAAGCCGTGCTGGCGCGCGAGTTGAAACTGGACTACGCCTGTGTGGCAGTGGTGGCCAACGATGCTGCCGGCTGTGGCACCAGCACCGGCCAGATCGACTTTACTGCCGCTGGCGTGGTGATGGAACAGGCGATGGTCAAGGTGGAGCGCCTGCTGGCCACCACGCTGGCGCTGGGCCTGTATCACTGA
- a CDS encoding YoaK family protein: MPVRLARHLLHHHRTPQANRQLGAMLAWIAGAANASGFLVVHQYTSHMTGMVSTLADALVLQQQRLIWTTLVSLGCFLAGSVLCTLSIQWARRWRLRSEYALVLVIQACLMLLFGILASRMFPKVALTLSMTAWLLCLMMGWQNAMITKLSHAEIRTTHVTGLLTDIGIGLGRCLGPALEREARQRVLGKLAVQGMILLMFFCGGVCGALVFQRVGVIATVPLALALLLMGLVPVWDDLCLYWRWRRMHRHDQALR, from the coding sequence ATGCCTGTTCGCCTTGCCCGTCATCTGCTGCACCACCATCGCACCCCGCAAGCCAATCGCCAACTGGGCGCGATGCTGGCGTGGATTGCCGGTGCCGCCAATGCCAGCGGGTTTCTGGTGGTACATCAATATACCTCCCACATGACCGGCATGGTGTCCACCCTGGCCGATGCGCTGGTGCTGCAACAACAACGGCTGATCTGGACCACCCTGGTGTCGCTGGGCTGCTTTCTGGCCGGCAGCGTGTTGTGCACCCTGAGCATTCAGTGGGCGCGACGGTGGCGGCTGCGCAGCGAATATGCGCTGGTGCTGGTGATCCAGGCCTGCCTGATGCTGCTGTTTGGCATCCTGGCCAGCCGTATGTTTCCCAAGGTGGCACTCACCCTGTCGATGACCGCCTGGCTGCTGTGCCTGATGATGGGCTGGCAAAACGCCATGATCACCAAATTGTCCCACGCCGAAATCCGCACCACCCATGTCACCGGCTTGCTCACCGATATCGGCATTGGCCTGGGTCGTTGCCTGGGGCCAGCGCTGGAGCGGGAGGCGCGCCAGCGGGTGCTGGGCAAGCTGGCGGTGCAGGGCATGATTTTGCTGATGTTTTTTTGTGGCGGGGTATGCGGGGCGCTGGTGTTTCAGCGGGTGGGGGTGATTGCCACCGTACCATTGGCGCTGGCCTTGCTGCTGATGGGGCTGGTACCGGTCTGGGATGACCTGTGCCTGTACTGGCGCTGGCGACGCATGCACCGGCACGATCAGGCACTGCGCTGA
- a CDS encoding long-chain fatty acid--CoA ligase — MLRPNPADWLAYHAQVRPAAPALLAPAELLRWSYAEFHQRVERLAAGLCAAGVTTGDRLAVLAENRSDTLTLLFACARLGAMLMPLNWRLTVPELQFQLDDARPRYLFHDATHAALAAPLSGVLRVALTELDSWLGQARLPTTDINPETPLLLLYTSGTTGQPKGALLSQRMLAANADNTALSWDLSAADRSTAHAPFFHTGGLNVLTLPLLQRGGLVVVLPRFDPAAVLAAVGQWQLTVLFAVPTMFQLLADHPDFAGADLRSLRFCMSGGAPCPLPLMARWAERGLTFKQGYGLTEAGVNCLTLPEDYAVSHRGSVGFPNWGTQARIVDEHGQEVGPEQVGELWLAGPTLCSGYWQRPDASAALFAGPWLQTGDLFRRDADGFHYVVDRKKDLYISGGENVYPAEVEAAIQRQPGVVAAAVIGIPDPRWGEVGCAFVQMAAGHTLDVVALQAALSHCLARFKCPRELRQLDALPLNSSGKVQKAELRRRWAAGE, encoded by the coding sequence ATGCTGCGCCCCAACCCTGCCGACTGGCTGGCCTATCACGCCCAGGTCCGCCCCGCTGCACCCGCACTGCTGGCACCTGCGGAGTTGCTACGCTGGTCGTATGCCGAATTTCACCAGCGGGTGGAGCGGCTGGCGGCTGGCCTGTGCGCTGCCGGCGTAACCACCGGAGACCGGCTGGCGGTGCTGGCGGAAAACCGCAGCGATACGCTGACCTTGCTGTTTGCCTGCGCCCGGCTGGGAGCCATGCTGATGCCGCTGAACTGGCGGCTGACCGTGCCGGAATTGCAGTTTCAGCTGGACGACGCCCGGCCACGCTATCTGTTTCATGACGCCACCCACGCGGCGCTGGCCGCGCCCTTGTCTGGGGTTCTGCGGGTGGCGTTGACCGAGCTGGACAGCTGGCTGGGCCAGGCGCGGTTGCCAACAACCGACATCAACCCGGAAACCCCGTTGCTGTTGCTGTACACCTCGGGCACCACCGGTCAGCCCAAGGGCGCGCTGCTGTCGCAGCGCATGCTGGCCGCCAATGCCGACAATACCGCGCTGTCGTGGGATCTCTCCGCCGCCGATCGCAGCACGGCCCATGCGCCGTTTTTCCATACTGGCGGGCTGAACGTGCTGACCCTGCCGCTGCTGCAGCGCGGTGGGCTGGTGGTGGTGCTCCCGCGCTTCGACCCGGCAGCCGTACTGGCGGCAGTGGGCCAGTGGCAGCTGACCGTGCTGTTTGCCGTACCCACCATGTTCCAGTTGCTGGCCGACCACCCCGATTTTGCCGGGGCTGACCTGCGCAGCCTGCGCTTTTGCATGTCTGGCGGCGCGCCCTGCCCGCTGCCGCTGATGGCGCGCTGGGCCGAGCGCGGGCTCACCTTCAAGCAGGGCTACGGACTGACCGAAGCCGGGGTGAACTGCCTGACCCTGCCGGAAGATTACGCCGTGTCGCATCGCGGCTCGGTGGGGTTTCCCAATTGGGGCACCCAGGCGCGCATTGTGGACGAACACGGCCAGGAGGTCGGGCCGGAGCAGGTGGGCGAGCTCTGGCTGGCCGGCCCCACCTTGTGCTCGGGTTACTGGCAGCGCCCGGACGCCAGCGCCGCGCTGTTTGCCGGGCCGTGGCTGCAAACCGGCGATCTGTTCCGCCGCGATGCCGATGGCTTTCATTACGTGGTTGACCGTAAAAAAGACCTGTATATCAGCGGCGGCGAAAACGTCTACCCTGCCGAGGTGGAAGCCGCCATTCAGCGCCAGCCCGGCGTGGTGGCCGCAGCGGTGATTGGTATTCCCGATCCGCGCTGGGGCGAGGTGGGCTGCGCCTTTGTGCAAATGGCGGCAGGCCACACGCTGGATGTCGTTGCCTTGCAGGCGGCGTTGAGCCACTGTCTGGCCCGGTTCAAATGCCCGCGTGAGCTGCGCCAGCTGGACGCGCTGCCGCTGAATTCGTCCGGCAAGGTGCAAAAAGCCGAACTGCGCCGGCGCTGGGCCGCCGGGGAATAA
- a CDS encoding uracil-DNA glycosylase family protein, with protein MMARQTLILEALGLGPRWLPRLPLATPSLAAPSDDAGACAAAADVVAEPCLPAPIVTPDTPPASVADLPSVYAPPDTDAAQPADALTMPEVAQRITAPAEDAPALAEPDRLLASLPLDEPSVDLMPAPPESLPSWAQLQAQVAACQRCRLSQSRTQTVFGRGNPAARWLFVGEAPGEQEDLQGLPFVGPAGKLLDNMLAALGLDREQDIYIANVLKCRPPKNRNPQGDEIAACQPYLRQQIALQQPAVIVALGRFAAQTLLDSEASIGSLRGRVHQYAGVPLVVSYHPAYLLRSLPEKAKAWQDLLRARQVAQTGG; from the coding sequence ATGATGGCGCGACAGACGCTGATTCTCGAGGCACTGGGGCTGGGGCCGCGCTGGCTGCCGCGCCTGCCGCTGGCGACCCCTAGTCTGGCAGCCCCTAGTGATGACGCAGGTGCGTGCGCGGCGGCAGCGGACGTGGTAGCAGAACCCTGCCTCCCAGCTCCGATTGTCACGCCAGACACGCCCCCTGCGTCAGTGGCTGACCTCCCATCCGTCTACGCGCCGCCCGACACAGACGCAGCCCAGCCGGCTGACGCGCTGACCATGCCTGAAGTGGCGCAGCGCATCACCGCGCCGGCAGAGGATGCACCGGCACTGGCCGAACCGGACAGGCTGCTGGCCAGCCTGCCACTGGACGAGCCGAGTGTGGACTTGATGCCCGCGCCGCCCGAGTCTTTGCCCAGCTGGGCGCAACTTCAGGCCCAGGTGGCCGCCTGCCAGCGTTGCCGGCTCAGCCAGTCGCGCACGCAAACCGTATTTGGCCGGGGCAACCCGGCGGCGCGCTGGCTGTTTGTGGGCGAAGCACCAGGTGAGCAGGAAGACCTGCAAGGTCTGCCGTTTGTCGGCCCGGCGGGCAAGCTGCTGGACAATATGCTGGCTGCGCTGGGGCTGGACCGCGAGCAGGATATTTATATCGCCAATGTGCTGAAATGCCGCCCGCCAAAAAACCGCAACCCGCAAGGCGATGAAATTGCGGCTTGCCAGCCCTATCTGCGCCAGCAGATTGCCCTGCAACAGCCGGCGGTGATTGTGGCGCTGGGCCGCTTTGCCGCGCAAACCCTGCTGGATAGCGAAGCCAGCATTGGCAGCCTGCGTGGCCGGGTACACCAGTACGCTGGCGTGCCGCTGGTGGTCAGCTACCATCCGGCTTACTTGCTGCGCAGCCTGCCGGAAAAAGCCAAGGCCTGGCAGGATCTGCTGCGTGCCAGACAGGTGGCGCAGACCGGCGGCTGA
- the rimI gene encoding ribosomal protein S18-alanine N-acetyltransferase: MSALVRLDASAVDALAALAAEVADYPWRAAQFADSLAAGHQLLGLQAADGALLGFAVWSQVLDDAELLDIGVTPACRRQGLGQRLLDAVMAEAQAQGAQRLLLEVRAGNLAAQALYQRAGFQLSGRRKGYYPAAGGREDACLMDVGLTQARKEPS, encoded by the coding sequence ATGAGCGCGCTGGTCAGGCTGGACGCCAGCGCCGTGGACGCGCTGGCCGCGCTGGCAGCCGAGGTGGCGGATTATCCGTGGCGGGCAGCCCAGTTTGCCGACTCGCTGGCGGCAGGCCATCAACTGCTTGGCCTGCAGGCGGCGGATGGCGCGCTGCTGGGGTTTGCTGTGTGGTCACAGGTGCTGGACGACGCCGAACTGCTGGATATTGGCGTGACTCCAGCTTGCCGCCGGCAAGGTCTGGGTCAGCGTTTGCTGGATGCCGTGATGGCGGAGGCACAAGCCCAGGGAGCCCAGCGGCTGCTACTGGAAGTACGGGCGGGCAATCTGGCCGCGCAGGCGCTGTACCAGCGCGCCGGCTTCCAGCTGTCTGGCCGGCGCAAGGGCTATTACCCGGCGGCGGGTGGCCGCGAAGACGCTTGTCTGATGGATGTCGGCCTGACACAGGCCAGGAAGGAGCCGTCATGA
- the tsaB gene encoding tRNA (adenosine(37)-N6)-threonylcarbamoyltransferase complex dimerization subunit type 1 TsaB translates to MNNLVALDTSTEYLSLTVAAGSVLRSHHAHVGQQHAEATLPTLHRLLAEQGLSAQALEAIAFGNGPGAFTGLRIGCGLAQGLALALGIPVIPVSTLAVLAASVPASRVLACLDARMGQVYYAGYVDGEEVLAPGLYTPDDVPLPSGEGWWLVGSGAAAHPQALQTRLGGCLAGVDGQATPHAEALIALARSGRWPACAPEAAELCYVRDKVALKTHERLNA, encoded by the coding sequence ATGAACAACCTTGTTGCACTGGATACCTCAACCGAATACCTCAGCCTGACGGTGGCGGCGGGCAGCGTGCTGCGCAGCCACCACGCCCATGTAGGCCAGCAGCATGCCGAAGCCACCCTGCCCACCCTGCACCGTTTGCTGGCCGAGCAGGGCCTCAGCGCGCAGGCGCTGGAGGCGATTGCCTTTGGCAATGGGCCGGGGGCGTTTACCGGCTTGCGCATTGGCTGCGGGCTGGCGCAGGGGCTGGCGCTGGCGCTTGGCATTCCGGTGATTCCCGTATCCACCCTGGCGGTGCTGGCGGCCAGCGTGCCGGCCAGCCGGGTGCTGGCCTGCCTGGATGCGCGGATGGGGCAGGTGTACTACGCCGGCTATGTTGACGGCGAGGAAGTGCTGGCCCCTGGCCTGTACACCCCGGACGACGTGCCCTTGCCGTCGGGCGAGGGCTGGTGGCTGGTGGGCAGCGGCGCAGCGGCGCATCCGCAAGCCTTGCAAACCCGGCTGGGTGGTTGCCTGGCCGGCGTGGATGGCCAGGCAACCCCGCACGCCGAGGCGCTGATTGCCCTGGCGCGCAGTGGCCGCTGGCCGGCGTGCGCACCAGAGGCCGCCGAGCTGTGCTATGTGCGCGACAAGGTGGCGCTGAAAACCCACGAACGGCTGAACGCATGA